Proteins encoded together in one Sander lucioperca isolate FBNREF2018 chromosome 17, SLUC_FBN_1.2, whole genome shotgun sequence window:
- the LOC116059897 gene encoding sialoadhesin-like isoform X3 — protein sequence MKAARLFLWFSFYQTSLPARVSVAISPSRSQHFEYEKLSVACGGWTAWRYTTNSWNLSRCELGWGVKPSSSCDIATAKATDSGVYWCQSRHGDSSNVVNITVTGGPVILQSPVLPVPEGEDVTLRCIKRNSSVLSAKFYKDDVFIGRGPKGYWTLRHFSRSGEGFYKCKVGDEESPPSWMPMKDDSVPASLLASPDVSQLFEYHPLSLSCGNNSRSHGWRIIRATKVDGKEGMLVNCSEKWGDASPSGCDIHTAKKTDSGVYWCESPARQRSNSLSISFYGTSHTNNCLSISFYGTDKMILQSPGRPVMKGDNVTLRCRTKKDGDSSAGFYKDGSFIRTEPAGHMTILNVSRSDEGLYKCNISSDGESPPSWLFVRDPLSDMEETSSSMSSPPSVLTLIRHLVVVCPYCISTILLVSICRQKPKGNANLLRSLSSRAGRKQRVSMTMSPPNEDDEGVDRAYEDVIADVTTEHTF from the exons ATGAAGGCAGCGCGTCTTTTCCTCTG GTTCAGCTTCTACCAGACGTCTCTCCCAGCTCGAG tCTCTGTGGCTATCTCTCCCAGCAGATCACAACATTTTGAGTATGAGAAACTGTCAGTCGCCTGTGGTGGTTGGACGGCGTGGAGATACACCACCAACAG CTGGAATCTGAGCCGGTGTGAGTTGGGCTGGGGCGTCAAACCTTCGTCTTCCTGTGACATCGCCACGGCCAAGGCCACAGACAGCGGCGTGTACTGGTGTCAGTCCAGACACGGAGACAGCAGCAACGTCGTCAACATCACCGTCACCG gTGGACCAGTGATCCTGCAGAGTCCTGTCCTCCCTGTGCCGGAGGGAGAAGACGTCACTCTGCGCTGCATTAAAAGGAACTCGTCCGTCCTCTCAGCTAAGTTCTATAAAGATGACGTCTTCATCGGGAGAGGGCCTAAAGGTTATTGGACCCTCCGCCATTTCTCCAGGTCGGGTGAAGGATTCTACAAATGTAAAGTCGGTGATGAAGAGTCTCCACCCAGCTGGATGCCGATGAAAG ATGACTCTGTGCCGGCCTCTCTCTTGGCGTCTCCGGACGTCTCTCAGCTGTTTGAGTACCACCCTCTGTCTCTGAGCTGCGGGAACAACAGCCGATCTCACGGCTGGAGGATTATCAGAGCCACCAAGGTGGACGGGAAGGAGGGGATGCTGGTGAACTGCAGCGAGAAATGGGGCGACGCTTCGCCTTCTGGCTGCGACATCCACACCGCCAAGAAGACGGACAGCGGCGTGTACTGGTGCGAGTCTCCCGCCAGGCAGCGGAGCAACTCCCTCAGCATCTCTTTTTACGGTACAAGCCATACAAACAACTGTCTCAGCATCTCTTTTTACG GTACTGATAAAATGATTCTGCAGAGTCCCGGCCGCCCTGTGATGAAGGGAGATAACGTCACACTGCGCTGCAGAACAAAAAAAGATGGGGACTCCTCAGCTGGTTTCTATAAAGATGGCTCCTTCATCAGGACTGAGCctgcaggtcacatgaccaTCCTCAATGTTTCCAGATCTGATGAAGGCCTCTACAAGTGCAACATCAGCAGTGATGGAGAGTCTCCACCCAGCTGGCTGTTTGTCAGAG atCCCCTGAGTGATATGGAGGAAACTTCCTCCTCTATGTCCTCGCCTCCGTCTGTGCTGACGCTGATACGCCACCTGGTGGTCGTGTGTCCGTACTGCATCTCCACCATCCTGCTGGTGTCCATATGTCGACAGAAGCCCAAAGGTAACGCCAACCTTCTGCGGAGCCTCAGCAGCCGtg CAGGAAGGAAGCAGCGTGTTTCTATGACGATGTCTCCACCCAACGAGGACGATGAGGGAGTGGACCGAGCGTATGAAGATGTCATTGCTGATGTCACCACTGAGCATACTTtctaa
- the LOC116059897 gene encoding sialoadhesin-like isoform X5 has protein sequence MKAARLFLLLFSFYQTSLPARVSVAISPSRSQHFEYEKLSVACGGWTAWRYTTNSWNLSRCELGWGVKPSSSCDIATAKATDSGVYWCQSRHGDSSNVVNITVTGGPVILQSPVLPVPEGEDVTLRCIKRNSSVLSAKFYKDDVFIGRGPKGYWTLRHFSRSGEGFYKCKVGDEESPPSWMPMKDDSVPASLLASPDVSQLFEYHPLSLSCGNNSRSHGWRIIRATKVDGKEGMLVNCSEKWGDASPSGCDIHTAKKTDSGVYWCESPARQRSNSLSISFYGTSHTNNCLSISFYGTDKMILQSPGRPVMKGDNVTLRCRTKKDGDSSAGFYKDGSFIRTEPAGHMTILNVSRSDEGLYKCNISSDGESPPSWLFVRDPLSDMEETSSSMSSPPSVLTLIRHLVVVCPYCISTILLVSICRQKPKGRKQRVSMTMSPPNEDDEGVDRAYEDVIADVTTEHTF, from the exons ATGAAGGCAGCGCGTCTTTTCCTCT TGTTGTTCAGCTTCTACCAGACGTCTCTCCCAGCTCGAG tCTCTGTGGCTATCTCTCCCAGCAGATCACAACATTTTGAGTATGAGAAACTGTCAGTCGCCTGTGGTGGTTGGACGGCGTGGAGATACACCACCAACAG CTGGAATCTGAGCCGGTGTGAGTTGGGCTGGGGCGTCAAACCTTCGTCTTCCTGTGACATCGCCACGGCCAAGGCCACAGACAGCGGCGTGTACTGGTGTCAGTCCAGACACGGAGACAGCAGCAACGTCGTCAACATCACCGTCACCG gTGGACCAGTGATCCTGCAGAGTCCTGTCCTCCCTGTGCCGGAGGGAGAAGACGTCACTCTGCGCTGCATTAAAAGGAACTCGTCCGTCCTCTCAGCTAAGTTCTATAAAGATGACGTCTTCATCGGGAGAGGGCCTAAAGGTTATTGGACCCTCCGCCATTTCTCCAGGTCGGGTGAAGGATTCTACAAATGTAAAGTCGGTGATGAAGAGTCTCCACCCAGCTGGATGCCGATGAAAG ATGACTCTGTGCCGGCCTCTCTCTTGGCGTCTCCGGACGTCTCTCAGCTGTTTGAGTACCACCCTCTGTCTCTGAGCTGCGGGAACAACAGCCGATCTCACGGCTGGAGGATTATCAGAGCCACCAAGGTGGACGGGAAGGAGGGGATGCTGGTGAACTGCAGCGAGAAATGGGGCGACGCTTCGCCTTCTGGCTGCGACATCCACACCGCCAAGAAGACGGACAGCGGCGTGTACTGGTGCGAGTCTCCCGCCAGGCAGCGGAGCAACTCCCTCAGCATCTCTTTTTACGGTACAAGCCATACAAACAACTGTCTCAGCATCTCTTTTTACG GTACTGATAAAATGATTCTGCAGAGTCCCGGCCGCCCTGTGATGAAGGGAGATAACGTCACACTGCGCTGCAGAACAAAAAAAGATGGGGACTCCTCAGCTGGTTTCTATAAAGATGGCTCCTTCATCAGGACTGAGCctgcaggtcacatgaccaTCCTCAATGTTTCCAGATCTGATGAAGGCCTCTACAAGTGCAACATCAGCAGTGATGGAGAGTCTCCACCCAGCTGGCTGTTTGTCAGAG atCCCCTGAGTGATATGGAGGAAACTTCCTCCTCTATGTCCTCGCCTCCGTCTGTGCTGACGCTGATACGCCACCTGGTGGTCGTGTGTCCGTACTGCATCTCCACCATCCTGCTGGTGTCCATATGTCGACAGAAGCCCAAAG GAAGGAAGCAGCGTGTTTCTATGACGATGTCTCCACCCAACGAGGACGATGAGGGAGTGGACCGAGCGTATGAAGATGTCATTGCTGATGTCACCACTGAGCATACTTtctaa
- the LOC116059897 gene encoding sialoadhesin-like isoform X4, protein MKAARLFLLLFSFYQTSLPARVSVAISPSRSQHFEYEKLSVACGGWTAWRYTTNSWNLSRCELGWGVKPSSSCDIATAKATDSGVYWCQSRHGDSSNVVNITVTGGPVILQSPVLPVPEGEDVTLRCIKRNSSVLSAKFYKDDVFIGRGPKGYWTLRHFSRSGEGFYKCKVGDEESPPSWMPMKDDSVPASLLASPDVSQLFEYHPLSLSCGNNSRSHGWRIIRATKVDGKEGMLVNCSEKWGDASPSGCDIHTAKKTDSGVYWCESPARQRSNSLSISFYGTSHTNNCLSISFYGTDKMILQSPGRPVMKGDNVTLRCRTKKDGDSSAGFYKDGSFIRTEPAGHMTILNVSRSDEGLYKCNISSDGESPPSWLFVRDPLSDMEETSSSMSSPPSVLTLIRHLVVVCPYCISTILLVSICRQKPKAGRKQRVSMTMSPPNEDDEGVDRAYEDVIADVTTEHTF, encoded by the exons ATGAAGGCAGCGCGTCTTTTCCTCT TGTTGTTCAGCTTCTACCAGACGTCTCTCCCAGCTCGAG tCTCTGTGGCTATCTCTCCCAGCAGATCACAACATTTTGAGTATGAGAAACTGTCAGTCGCCTGTGGTGGTTGGACGGCGTGGAGATACACCACCAACAG CTGGAATCTGAGCCGGTGTGAGTTGGGCTGGGGCGTCAAACCTTCGTCTTCCTGTGACATCGCCACGGCCAAGGCCACAGACAGCGGCGTGTACTGGTGTCAGTCCAGACACGGAGACAGCAGCAACGTCGTCAACATCACCGTCACCG gTGGACCAGTGATCCTGCAGAGTCCTGTCCTCCCTGTGCCGGAGGGAGAAGACGTCACTCTGCGCTGCATTAAAAGGAACTCGTCCGTCCTCTCAGCTAAGTTCTATAAAGATGACGTCTTCATCGGGAGAGGGCCTAAAGGTTATTGGACCCTCCGCCATTTCTCCAGGTCGGGTGAAGGATTCTACAAATGTAAAGTCGGTGATGAAGAGTCTCCACCCAGCTGGATGCCGATGAAAG ATGACTCTGTGCCGGCCTCTCTCTTGGCGTCTCCGGACGTCTCTCAGCTGTTTGAGTACCACCCTCTGTCTCTGAGCTGCGGGAACAACAGCCGATCTCACGGCTGGAGGATTATCAGAGCCACCAAGGTGGACGGGAAGGAGGGGATGCTGGTGAACTGCAGCGAGAAATGGGGCGACGCTTCGCCTTCTGGCTGCGACATCCACACCGCCAAGAAGACGGACAGCGGCGTGTACTGGTGCGAGTCTCCCGCCAGGCAGCGGAGCAACTCCCTCAGCATCTCTTTTTACGGTACAAGCCATACAAACAACTGTCTCAGCATCTCTTTTTACG GTACTGATAAAATGATTCTGCAGAGTCCCGGCCGCCCTGTGATGAAGGGAGATAACGTCACACTGCGCTGCAGAACAAAAAAAGATGGGGACTCCTCAGCTGGTTTCTATAAAGATGGCTCCTTCATCAGGACTGAGCctgcaggtcacatgaccaTCCTCAATGTTTCCAGATCTGATGAAGGCCTCTACAAGTGCAACATCAGCAGTGATGGAGAGTCTCCACCCAGCTGGCTGTTTGTCAGAG atCCCCTGAGTGATATGGAGGAAACTTCCTCCTCTATGTCCTCGCCTCCGTCTGTGCTGACGCTGATACGCCACCTGGTGGTCGTGTGTCCGTACTGCATCTCCACCATCCTGCTGGTGTCCATATGTCGACAGAAGCCCAAAG CAGGAAGGAAGCAGCGTGTTTCTATGACGATGTCTCCACCCAACGAGGACGATGAGGGAGTGGACCGAGCGTATGAAGATGTCATTGCTGATGTCACCACTGAGCATACTTtctaa
- the LOC116059897 gene encoding sialoadhesin-like isoform X6, which yields MKAARLFLLLFSFYQTSLPARVSVAISPSRSQHFEYEKLSVACGGWTAWRYTTNSWNLSRCELGWGVKPSSSCDIATAKATDSGVYWCQSRHGDSSNVVNITVTGGPVILQSPVLPVPEGEDVTLRCIKRNSSVLSAKFYKDDVFIGRGPKGYWTLRHFSRSGEGFYKCKVGDEESPPSWMPMKDDSVPASLLASPDVSQLFEYHPLSLSCGNNSRSHGWRIIRATKVDGKEGMLVNCSEKWGDASPSGCDIHTAKKTDSGVYWCESPARQRSNSLSISFYGTDKMILQSPGRPVMKGDNVTLRCRTKKDGDSSAGFYKDGSFIRTEPAGHMTILNVSRSDEGLYKCNISSDGESPPSWLFVRDPLSDMEETSSSMSSPPSVLTLIRHLVVVCPYCISTILLVSICRQKPKGNANLLRSLSSRAGRKQRVSMTMSPPNEDDEGVDRAYEDVIADVTTEHTF from the exons ATGAAGGCAGCGCGTCTTTTCCTCT TGTTGTTCAGCTTCTACCAGACGTCTCTCCCAGCTCGAG tCTCTGTGGCTATCTCTCCCAGCAGATCACAACATTTTGAGTATGAGAAACTGTCAGTCGCCTGTGGTGGTTGGACGGCGTGGAGATACACCACCAACAG CTGGAATCTGAGCCGGTGTGAGTTGGGCTGGGGCGTCAAACCTTCGTCTTCCTGTGACATCGCCACGGCCAAGGCCACAGACAGCGGCGTGTACTGGTGTCAGTCCAGACACGGAGACAGCAGCAACGTCGTCAACATCACCGTCACCG gTGGACCAGTGATCCTGCAGAGTCCTGTCCTCCCTGTGCCGGAGGGAGAAGACGTCACTCTGCGCTGCATTAAAAGGAACTCGTCCGTCCTCTCAGCTAAGTTCTATAAAGATGACGTCTTCATCGGGAGAGGGCCTAAAGGTTATTGGACCCTCCGCCATTTCTCCAGGTCGGGTGAAGGATTCTACAAATGTAAAGTCGGTGATGAAGAGTCTCCACCCAGCTGGATGCCGATGAAAG ATGACTCTGTGCCGGCCTCTCTCTTGGCGTCTCCGGACGTCTCTCAGCTGTTTGAGTACCACCCTCTGTCTCTGAGCTGCGGGAACAACAGCCGATCTCACGGCTGGAGGATTATCAGAGCCACCAAGGTGGACGGGAAGGAGGGGATGCTGGTGAACTGCAGCGAGAAATGGGGCGACGCTTCGCCTTCTGGCTGCGACATCCACACCGCCAAGAAGACGGACAGCGGCGTGTACTGGTGCGAGTCTCCCGCCAGGCAGCGGAGCAACTCCCTCAGCATCTCTTTTTACG GTACTGATAAAATGATTCTGCAGAGTCCCGGCCGCCCTGTGATGAAGGGAGATAACGTCACACTGCGCTGCAGAACAAAAAAAGATGGGGACTCCTCAGCTGGTTTCTATAAAGATGGCTCCTTCATCAGGACTGAGCctgcaggtcacatgaccaTCCTCAATGTTTCCAGATCTGATGAAGGCCTCTACAAGTGCAACATCAGCAGTGATGGAGAGTCTCCACCCAGCTGGCTGTTTGTCAGAG atCCCCTGAGTGATATGGAGGAAACTTCCTCCTCTATGTCCTCGCCTCCGTCTGTGCTGACGCTGATACGCCACCTGGTGGTCGTGTGTCCGTACTGCATCTCCACCATCCTGCTGGTGTCCATATGTCGACAGAAGCCCAAAGGTAACGCCAACCTTCTGCGGAGCCTCAGCAGCCGtg CAGGAAGGAAGCAGCGTGTTTCTATGACGATGTCTCCACCCAACGAGGACGATGAGGGAGTGGACCGAGCGTATGAAGATGTCATTGCTGATGTCACCACTGAGCATACTTtctaa
- the LOC116059897 gene encoding sialoadhesin-like isoform X1 has translation MKAARLFLLLFSFYQTSLPARVSVAISPSRSQHFEYEKLSVACGGWTAWRYTTNSWNLSRCELGWGVKPSSSCDIATAKATDSGVYWCQSRHGDSSNVVNITVTGGPVILQSPVLPVPEGEDVTLRCIKRNSSVLSAKFYKDDVFIGRGPKGYWTLRHFSRSGEGFYKCKVGDEESPPSWMPMKDDSVPASLLASPDVSQLFEYHPLSLSCGNNSRSHGWRIIRATKVDGKEGMLVNCSEKWGDASPSGCDIHTAKKTDSGVYWCESPARQRSNSLSISFYGTSHTNNCLSISFYGTDKMILQSPGRPVMKGDNVTLRCRTKKDGDSSAGFYKDGSFIRTEPAGHMTILNVSRSDEGLYKCNISSDGESPPSWLFVRDPLSDMEETSSSMSSPPSVLTLIRHLVVVCPYCISTILLVSICRQKPKGNANLLRSLSSRAGRKQRVSMTMSPPNEDDEGVDRAYEDVIADVTTEHTF, from the exons ATGAAGGCAGCGCGTCTTTTCCTCT TGTTGTTCAGCTTCTACCAGACGTCTCTCCCAGCTCGAG tCTCTGTGGCTATCTCTCCCAGCAGATCACAACATTTTGAGTATGAGAAACTGTCAGTCGCCTGTGGTGGTTGGACGGCGTGGAGATACACCACCAACAG CTGGAATCTGAGCCGGTGTGAGTTGGGCTGGGGCGTCAAACCTTCGTCTTCCTGTGACATCGCCACGGCCAAGGCCACAGACAGCGGCGTGTACTGGTGTCAGTCCAGACACGGAGACAGCAGCAACGTCGTCAACATCACCGTCACCG gTGGACCAGTGATCCTGCAGAGTCCTGTCCTCCCTGTGCCGGAGGGAGAAGACGTCACTCTGCGCTGCATTAAAAGGAACTCGTCCGTCCTCTCAGCTAAGTTCTATAAAGATGACGTCTTCATCGGGAGAGGGCCTAAAGGTTATTGGACCCTCCGCCATTTCTCCAGGTCGGGTGAAGGATTCTACAAATGTAAAGTCGGTGATGAAGAGTCTCCACCCAGCTGGATGCCGATGAAAG ATGACTCTGTGCCGGCCTCTCTCTTGGCGTCTCCGGACGTCTCTCAGCTGTTTGAGTACCACCCTCTGTCTCTGAGCTGCGGGAACAACAGCCGATCTCACGGCTGGAGGATTATCAGAGCCACCAAGGTGGACGGGAAGGAGGGGATGCTGGTGAACTGCAGCGAGAAATGGGGCGACGCTTCGCCTTCTGGCTGCGACATCCACACCGCCAAGAAGACGGACAGCGGCGTGTACTGGTGCGAGTCTCCCGCCAGGCAGCGGAGCAACTCCCTCAGCATCTCTTTTTACGGTACAAGCCATACAAACAACTGTCTCAGCATCTCTTTTTACG GTACTGATAAAATGATTCTGCAGAGTCCCGGCCGCCCTGTGATGAAGGGAGATAACGTCACACTGCGCTGCAGAACAAAAAAAGATGGGGACTCCTCAGCTGGTTTCTATAAAGATGGCTCCTTCATCAGGACTGAGCctgcaggtcacatgaccaTCCTCAATGTTTCCAGATCTGATGAAGGCCTCTACAAGTGCAACATCAGCAGTGATGGAGAGTCTCCACCCAGCTGGCTGTTTGTCAGAG atCCCCTGAGTGATATGGAGGAAACTTCCTCCTCTATGTCCTCGCCTCCGTCTGTGCTGACGCTGATACGCCACCTGGTGGTCGTGTGTCCGTACTGCATCTCCACCATCCTGCTGGTGTCCATATGTCGACAGAAGCCCAAAGGTAACGCCAACCTTCTGCGGAGCCTCAGCAGCCGtg CAGGAAGGAAGCAGCGTGTTTCTATGACGATGTCTCCACCCAACGAGGACGATGAGGGAGTGGACCGAGCGTATGAAGATGTCATTGCTGATGTCACCACTGAGCATACTTtctaa
- the LOC116059897 gene encoding sialoadhesin-like isoform X2, translating into MKAARLFLLLFSFYQTSLPARVSVAISPSRSQHFEYEKLSVACGGWTAWRYTTNSWNLSRCELGWGVKPSSSCDIATAKATDSGVYWCQSRHGDSSNVVNITVTGGPVILQSPVLPVPEGEDVTLRCIKRNSSVLSAKFYKDDVFIGRGPKGYWTLRHFSRSGEGFYKCKVGDEESPPSWMPMKDDSVPASLLASPDVSQLFEYHPLSLSCGNNSRSHGWRIIRATKVDGKEGMLVNCSEKWGDASPSGCDIHTAKKTDSGVYWCESPARQRSNSLSISFYGTSHTNNCLSISFYGTDKMILQSPGRPVMKGDNVTLRCRTKKDGDSSAGFYKDGSFIRTEPAGHMTILNVSRSDEGLYKCNISSDGESPPSWLFVRDPLSDMEETSSSMSSPPSVLTLIRHLVVVCPYCISTILLVSICRQKPKGNANLLRSLSSRGRKQRVSMTMSPPNEDDEGVDRAYEDVIADVTTEHTF; encoded by the exons ATGAAGGCAGCGCGTCTTTTCCTCT TGTTGTTCAGCTTCTACCAGACGTCTCTCCCAGCTCGAG tCTCTGTGGCTATCTCTCCCAGCAGATCACAACATTTTGAGTATGAGAAACTGTCAGTCGCCTGTGGTGGTTGGACGGCGTGGAGATACACCACCAACAG CTGGAATCTGAGCCGGTGTGAGTTGGGCTGGGGCGTCAAACCTTCGTCTTCCTGTGACATCGCCACGGCCAAGGCCACAGACAGCGGCGTGTACTGGTGTCAGTCCAGACACGGAGACAGCAGCAACGTCGTCAACATCACCGTCACCG gTGGACCAGTGATCCTGCAGAGTCCTGTCCTCCCTGTGCCGGAGGGAGAAGACGTCACTCTGCGCTGCATTAAAAGGAACTCGTCCGTCCTCTCAGCTAAGTTCTATAAAGATGACGTCTTCATCGGGAGAGGGCCTAAAGGTTATTGGACCCTCCGCCATTTCTCCAGGTCGGGTGAAGGATTCTACAAATGTAAAGTCGGTGATGAAGAGTCTCCACCCAGCTGGATGCCGATGAAAG ATGACTCTGTGCCGGCCTCTCTCTTGGCGTCTCCGGACGTCTCTCAGCTGTTTGAGTACCACCCTCTGTCTCTGAGCTGCGGGAACAACAGCCGATCTCACGGCTGGAGGATTATCAGAGCCACCAAGGTGGACGGGAAGGAGGGGATGCTGGTGAACTGCAGCGAGAAATGGGGCGACGCTTCGCCTTCTGGCTGCGACATCCACACCGCCAAGAAGACGGACAGCGGCGTGTACTGGTGCGAGTCTCCCGCCAGGCAGCGGAGCAACTCCCTCAGCATCTCTTTTTACGGTACAAGCCATACAAACAACTGTCTCAGCATCTCTTTTTACG GTACTGATAAAATGATTCTGCAGAGTCCCGGCCGCCCTGTGATGAAGGGAGATAACGTCACACTGCGCTGCAGAACAAAAAAAGATGGGGACTCCTCAGCTGGTTTCTATAAAGATGGCTCCTTCATCAGGACTGAGCctgcaggtcacatgaccaTCCTCAATGTTTCCAGATCTGATGAAGGCCTCTACAAGTGCAACATCAGCAGTGATGGAGAGTCTCCACCCAGCTGGCTGTTTGTCAGAG atCCCCTGAGTGATATGGAGGAAACTTCCTCCTCTATGTCCTCGCCTCCGTCTGTGCTGACGCTGATACGCCACCTGGTGGTCGTGTGTCCGTACTGCATCTCCACCATCCTGCTGGTGTCCATATGTCGACAGAAGCCCAAAGGTAACGCCAACCTTCTGCGGAGCCTCAGCAGCCGtg GAAGGAAGCAGCGTGTTTCTATGACGATGTCTCCACCCAACGAGGACGATGAGGGAGTGGACCGAGCGTATGAAGATGTCATTGCTGATGTCACCACTGAGCATACTTtctaa